From Shewanella acanthi:
TATTGCTCGCTAAAAACCTCGATGCTGCTCGATTAAGGCCGCTCATCAGTAATCTTCCTTGGCTGTGCCGCGATCTGACCAATATGGTGAATAGCCCTGGCTTTCGCGCCCGTCGCCCACAAAGCTCCGATGTTCGTGTCACTGATATTAAATTAGTGATGAATTATATTGGTATCGAAAATCTACGGACGATCATTCCCTATTTTTGCCTACGTAATTGGTTGCCAAGCGGCAATACCAAACTGCTTTGGACAACCCGTAAACTCTGGCGTTATAGCGTGGTGAGCGGCATTGCGGCCAACGCGCTGGCCAAACTCCATGAAACAGATACGGCGCTGGTTTACAGTGGTGCCTTGATGCATCAATTAGGTACCTCGGTTGTACTTAGCCTGAGTGCGCGTTTATTCGAACAAACCTGGGGGAACTGGCTGCGTGAAGCCAGCGGCAGTCGTGATAAAGAAGTTTACGATGCGGTGATGGCCACTGAATTCCCCGCGAAGGCGGTTTTTCAGCATGTACTGCATTATGGGCATAAGCTAAATTGGCAATTATTAGAATTGTTGAAATTCGACACTAGTCCACTAACTCAGCTTCTTAAAGAACTCGATCAAAACCTGAGCTATCGAGAGTTATCTGAGCCAGCAGCTTTGGTTGCGCGTGCAAGCTGCTATGCCAAGGTGCTGCTTTTAGAGGAAATGCGCCAAATTGACCCGCAGGAAAAACGCTTGATGTTCGATTATTACGAGCTGTCCGAGCAGGAAGTTCTGCGTCTCAAAGCGCAAAATTATCGTAAACTAGATCTGCTTTAATATGGCAAGCCGCATCGATCCCTTAATGCGGTATCGATGTGGAGATTAGCCAATGCCAAGCTGGCAAGCAACTGTTCTAAATACCATTCTATCCTACGTCGCAAGGCCTTCCATCAGTCGTGGTAAGGCCAAGTTACCCCTCTCTCAGGTGCGCAGTCGCCTGTTAGCCCTCGATAATCGCTGGTTGCCTTGGCCCGACACCCTAGAATCAAACAGTATTCCGCTGACTCACAGCACATTGTTGAACTATCGAAATATGAAGCACGCCTCCTCTCAAGGCAATCTCTTTTATATACGAGGTGGAGGCTTTTGTTTTAAGACGCCAAATGCCCACGCGAGGCTCATCTGTGACCTCAGTTTACGTTGTCAGTTAGAGGCCTTTGTGCCCGATTATCGACTGGCGCCTGAGCATCCTTTTCCTGCTGCTTGCGATGATGTATTAGAGGCCTATTTGCATTTAATTGCAGTAAAGGATGCGGAAAACCTGATTTTGATGGGGGACTCTGCCGGTGGAAACTTAGCACTGAGCCTCCTGCTTGAACTTAAGCGATTAAAGCTCCCCTTACCAAAAGCCTGCGTGTTGATATCTCCCGCGTTGGATTTGGCGCTCACAGGCGATACCGAACTGATTTTGGCCGCAGAAGATCCCTTTTTCACCATTGAATCCCTACTGCGACTGCGTGGCGCTTATCTGGCTGGCAGCGATCCTATGTCGGTCAAGGCGTCGCCCTTACTTGGGGAGCTGCAAGATTTAGTGCCTTTTCTCGTTATCGCTGGTACTCGCGAATTGTTATTGCAGGATTCGCAGCGATTTGTGAGCCGTGTTATGAGTGCTGGTGGCCGAATTGAATCACGTTTTTACCCTCATATGCCCCATGTTTTCCCACTGTTTAATCTATTGCCCGAGGCAATTGAGGCACGGGAGCTGATTAAGGCTTTTGTTCTTTCCCATCTGAATGATAAAATTGGCTAGTTATTCATATTTGGTGAATATCTATTAAATTGTAGACCGAATAACTTTTTTTCTGACTAGTTATGCGTAAAGCCTCTAGGTTAAACGCTTGTATAGTTCTTAAACTGCAATCTTTATGCATTTCGCTCCGGCGCATAGAGATTGATGATTGTGAAAAACTGGTATTCTGTTCACAATTTCGCTAATAATGGCTATTAATAGTTACAAACACTCCCAGTATCACTAATACAAGATAAAGATACGCACGGGACTGATACGGCGCACTGCGTCGTTCAACTTAAACAAAGGATGAAGAAGAATGAGCGTTGATGTGAAGTTAAATCGTGCCCAATTTGACGCTGTCATGGTGCCTAATTATGCGCCTGCAGACATTATCCCAGTGAAAGGCGAGGGAAGCCGAGTATGGGATCAAAACGGCAACGAATTTATCGACTTTGCGGGTGGTATCGCGGTGAATTGTTTAGGTCATTGTCATCCTGCTTTAGTTAATGCATTAAAAACCCAAGGTGAAAAACTTTGGCACTTATCTAACGTCATGACTAACGAGCCTGCACTCGAGTTAGCGACTAAGTTAGTGAATAGCACCTTTGCTGAGCGAGTTTATTTTGCTAACTCTGGCGCCGAGGCAAATGAAGCCGCTTTAAAACTCGCCCGTCGTTACGCGTTAGAAAAATTCGGTGCGCAGAAAGATGAAATCATCGCTTTCGATAAAGCTTTCCACGGCCGTACATTCTTCACCGTTAGCGTGGGTGGTCAAGCCGCTTATTCCGATGGTTTCGGTCCAAAGCCGCAAAGT
This genomic window contains:
- a CDS encoding alpha/beta hydrolase, which produces MPSWQATVLNTILSYVARPSISRGKAKLPLSQVRSRLLALDNRWLPWPDTLESNSIPLTHSTLLNYRNMKHASSQGNLFYIRGGGFCFKTPNAHARLICDLSLRCQLEAFVPDYRLAPEHPFPAACDDVLEAYLHLIAVKDAENLILMGDSAGGNLALSLLLELKRLKLPLPKACVLISPALDLALTGDTELILAAEDPFFTIESLLRLRGAYLAGSDPMSVKASPLLGELQDLVPFLVIAGTRELLLQDSQRFVSRVMSAGGRIESRFYPHMPHVFPLFNLLPEAIEARELIKAFVLSHLNDKIG
- a CDS encoding HDOD domain-containing protein; its protein translation is MAISVAGGVRPGKIIEIEHRLYQQLILSKQKASPTLLDDLDRELEADAHKLDVEREAIMARLLKQIQARDVFEAISKQLCDTVNNGIEHQLATPELVLSKSNINESQLLLLELLLAKNLDAARLRPLISNLPWLCRDLTNMVNSPGFRARRPQSSDVRVTDIKLVMNYIGIENLRTIIPYFCLRNWLPSGNTKLLWTTRKLWRYSVVSGIAANALAKLHETDTALVYSGALMHQLGTSVVLSLSARLFEQTWGNWLREASGSRDKEVYDAVMATEFPAKAVFQHVLHYGHKLNWQLLELLKFDTSPLTQLLKELDQNLSYRELSEPAALVARASCYAKVLLLEEMRQIDPQEKRLMFDYYELSEQEVLRLKAQNYRKLDLL